The nucleotide sequence GTAGGAAGCGTTAGAGATTTTCCCACTGTAATTAAAGTTATACTTGAATTACTGGAATGTTTTAGCATCTCTGTGCAAATTTTTGAACTTTGGAGAGCCTCACATCCAGAGGTTTTTACAGTACTTGCTTTGACCATGGACATTTGACTTTAATTGTTTTGAATTTTAACACCTGGATTTACTGGTTTGTTCTTGTCTCTTCAGCACAGAAGTGTGacatggaaacttgaagccgcTTATGCACAATTGCTGATCAATCTGTCACTAATGTCAAACTAGATGAAGCCTAAAATGTATTATTACTTGGTGAATAAATTCAGGATGTTTGTCACATGATTGTGCTTAGTTATATTATATAACATTATTATTAGGATTAAACAGTGTCATATATAACTTAGATATGACATTTTGGTACCCTAAAAAAGTTTTATTAGTCCTGTCCTAATTTTCAAGAATGTCTACATTTGTCTACATGATATATTTCTTGGAGAGATACATTTTTTGTCTCATATTTGTGTCTACATTGAATAAAGAAGAAAGATTACTTTTGGAATTGGATAAACTTGATCGTTGTTGACCAAAAAACTACTATGGATATTTTGTTTCTCTGGTAAGATCCAGTGTTATGCACAATATGGTTTTGCAGAGGCATTGAACCAGTCTGTAAAAGTGATAAATTAAAGAGACTTTTATCTTCAGTATAAACCACTGCAAACCTGCAAATACTACAGCATTGCAGCAATAACAAAATGCACGTTCAGGCTAAAGAAATGTAGTTTGGGAAATACAATTTAACAAAACCTGGGAAATTTAATTTGTATGGTAGTTGTGTTCGGGTTACAATAAAACAAGGTGATATCATATTGGGACCAGTAAGTATATGTGGTGCATTAGAGTAAATAGGATATAGTCTTTATCAAATGCATCCGTTTTTTAACCGACGTTGCCCgagaaagatttttttataaACACAAAATGTGACGACACATATCCAAAGTTTAGTTTCTTAGGAGCCAATCACATTCTCGGTGCCTTGCATAATACAGCCCGAACTTCAAACTGTGTGGTTGTATTgggtttattttacaaaaacacattGTTCAATGGCGAACCCTGGaatttaatttgtcatttcTCTACAGTGACCTAAATAAATAATCAGCTGAAATCATTGAAGTGATACCATGACCAAAATAGTTGTTGGTAAAATGCTCTCTATATACTGACTTCCTCCTTAGAGGAAGTGCCCGGATGAGCCTCGGTGGTCCGGGGTGCAGGCTTCAAACCTGTAGCTGCTTAGCGGCAGAGTGGTTCAATTCCACCTTTCGGGCGATGACCTTCGCCGTCTTTTAAAATGTGGGTTTAAATTATTTGGGTATTCTGTTAATTTATATCGATATATGGTTTCTCATAAACGAAAGAAAGTCAGTTTAAATGTCTTATAATATTAACTCTTATGAGTGTTTATTTAAAACGACTTATAAATAATACTAGCTGATTAATgttttaacaacaacaacagaatttTTTTGAGACTGAAAGAAACGTTTATTCGATTGATTGACAGCCCATGAAACCCAATCCAACGTAACTTCCGGTTAGTGGTCCAATTATCTCCTTTAGTTGTGTAGGCGGGTCTTTTAATGCGGAAGTAGGTCCGAGCATCCGTTCGGTGGGTGCGTGATGTCCTTGCCTGCTAAAATCGATTGGATCGTGTATTAAATAAAGCAAAGGTTTACTATTTTGAAAAGATCGCTGTGAATATAAAAGGTAAGATTATTGTATTAAGTCGTCACAGAGCTCAGAGGCTGTTTACTTTCAATCACGCAAGGAACGTTCGGTCTGACGCGTTATCCGAATTACATTATAAAGGTCTTCTCTAAATCTCAATCACTAACATAACGATATATTGAAATAAAAAGTCATATTGTGTTGAAGGCTGTTCTGTACTTGCGCCATGTTAATAACGTTACTTTGTGAGTATAATATCAGAATGGAGTGATAAATAAGAATATAACTATTCTATACGTGCTATGGCCcgcaacacatacacacacgttttttttcctttatcatTAGTTTATCACTAGTTTATCACTACCTTTTTAGCAGTAGACACATATGTTCTTCagtttaaaaatcttttttgtATGTGAAGGAAAGTTCCATGTAGTATTTGTTTAATCTCCACATTTAACATATTCTTATTTTCAGGTTTGTGTTGTAAACACACTTCGTTATGCCTCTTCACAAGTTCCCCCCCAAACTATGGGATGCCTTGAAACTGAAGCAAGGCATCTATAGCCGTCTGCCGCGGCACTACCTCAAGTCCCTTGAGTATAAAGAGCCCACCCCAGTCCATTGGAGGCCTCTGGGGGTTCAGCACCGAGTCAACAAAGACACGGGGCAGAAGGAACGGGTGCAGGATGTCCCCGTTCCAATCTACTACCCTCCAGAATCCCAGGATGGTCTGTGGGGAGGAGAAGGTTGGATAAGTGGCTACCGATATGCCAACAATGACAAAGTGAGTCACTGTCTAGTGAAGTTACGACAAGAGTGTTCTCTCTATTTGAAACCAAATAATCTAAAATGACTTGAATGATACatttgatatatatattttttaaatatgttaaaAGGTAAAATGAGCTGCATCATCTTATGATGATCCTCTGGCTCACTTGATTTTGTAGATGTCCAACCGTCTGCCGAAGACCTGGAAGACACAGTTGTTCAAGAGGGAGTTGTACAGCGAGATCCTGGACCACAAGTTCACCATCACGGTCTCGGCCCGGGCACTGGACCTCATCGATGCTGCCTACGgatttgatttttacattctCAAAGTAAGAAAGAGCCACCTTCGCTGTGACCAAATGGACCTCTTCACAGCACCGCCATTTCTCTACATTTGACTCTTATTTTCCCAGACACCAAAAGAAGACTTGAACTCCAAGTTAGGTATGGACCTAAAGAGAGCCATGTTACTTCGCCTGTCCCGCAGGAACACAGAGCTTTACCCCGATGACCCTGTCAAGAGGGAGAAGGTCTACAACAAATATAAGGTGGGAGGAATGTGCTCGCTGAGCAGATTTATTGGGACAGGCCTTCCTCATTTTTGCTTATTTATATTTTCCAATggatgtgtttctttttctttttctgtccgcttgagcagcagtttgagattccagaggaggaggcagaatgGGTGGGACTGAATCTGGAGGAAGCTGTAGAGAAACAAAGACAGCTGGAACACAaggtcacacacacgtgcacacacaagcaGTCTTAAAGGCTTAAAGCTGCACAGctgtaaaaagaaataataaagaataaattAAGAAATCATATATTTCTTTAGAATATTTGGGAGAGATGTAAATAACTGTGCTGACTGAATGTCCATCTTAATGTCAAGATGTTTGTCCTCCCCACTGCAGGAGCCTGATCCTCTGTTCAAGGTCTACGTGGacaagctggtggaggagctgcgcctCCAAAAACTCTCAGAGCCGCATGTGATAGAGAGGAAATGAGCAGGAGGCAGAATCTGGCTGATTGATGAGTAGGTGCAGCCCTCACGCTTCACCAGAAGGTGGCGTAAGTCTGCAGTTCCTGAAGCGCATCTGAACATTGAGAGCCTCCTGATGCTGCTCGACCTTGGAAGTTTTTTGCTGGAACAATGAGATTGTGGAGCAGACATGAATAACAGTCACAGTAAAGGTATTTATTGTTCCATGTGTTTGGGATCCATAACACAGGCCACGAATGAGGGGAAGACTCCCAGCAATGTCAAGACTCCCTGAGAAGTTGTGATATTGGTCCCAAAGCTTGTATACAAGAATAAAGTTAATTTTTCTGAAGCTTGTTTGCTTTGTTGAAAGGAGCAATTTGGCACCACATGGATGTCTTGGGATGGGGGAGATGGTGAGTTGGCTTTCCctggcttgtttgtgtgtgggcATTTGTGGGTGCCTCCAGGGCACCTTGGCCCCTTCCCCTGCAGCCATGGAGCCATCTTTATCATTAATATGAAGCTTCATTCCTCCTGCTTTAGGCTCCACAGCTTAATTAAATCTGGTCTTAGGTTTTAccttctgtttattttatacTGAGTTCAACCTCCACATGATAATCCCATAATAAACATTGATTTACAGGGTCAACAGAATTCATATAGCTTTGAGCCACGCCAGGAAACGTGCTTCTGTTGTCTACTTCCCCAACAGATGGAGCCACAAtgttcaacattgaaatcctcacaGCAGAACCTCTTCATTTGAGAATTACATTTACTGTAAAATCAGCACTATTAATAATATCacctattttaaaaaaacgaGTCTGATTGCATTTAAAGGTTTAGCTGTGATGATAACACAGTTTAAATAATTGAAACACATTTTTGTTGTCCGATTTTGCTTTCACTTTGTCTTCCTGCTCTGTGACAGTTGAATTAATGTGGTCGGGCTTTGTGGTTGAGCATTCTATTATGGAAATATGGGGAGTACCAATGTGCTGGGGGGACTCCCGTGGGTGTGTTAAAATGGTAACGGAAAAATTGAACagttatgaaaaaaaaaaaacctcatcagTGCAATGAGGGTTTTTTATGTTATTCACTCTTTACGGCAAATGTGTAGCAGAAATAActcttccttttttctccttccatTTGTCCATTGTGACACCTTCATTACCTGATCCAAAACCAGATCTGAGGTGCATTTGACCAACGTTGCACCCGTGTGCCTGATCCATCTTGGGCTTGTTATAACGTGGGAACTTCTAACAGTCGACAGAGCAGCAGTTAAGTGGTGTAAATCAGTCCTGGTGAAGTTTCCACCTGTTCCCTGCAGCCAGACGGTGAAGTGAAAGCAGGTGAACTCTGTCTCTAATATCTTTATATTTCTTTGCCTCCGACACGGATGAAACCGTCGATGATCCCTGGAGGCCTCATAAAGCATCACACAATGATGCAAACGGCAGAGCTGAAACTAGGATGTGTTTtgctaagaaaaaaaaaatccccgtTTAGAATTTGATATCTGATCTAGGACTGTGGGATCCTGAGGTTTCTGCCTTTGGACAGTCCATAACCAGCTTGGTGTGCGAACAGATAAAGAAATTGTTGCTTTCTAAGCTGTTAGTAACTTCAAGAGATGTGACCGACttgaaaataacttttttaaaatttttaaaaCCCGCACAATTGTTATGCTTTAGAAAAGGGCATCGTGTAAAACAAAGAATCCCATTCTCCTTTAAGACTCAGAACCCAGCATGTGTGAAGTCTCCAAAACATCTGGGGCACTTTAAGGTTACACAGTAAATGAATAACAAACCTGTGTTTGCTCGTTTGGCCGCTGTCACCAGTGTTTCACCGGTCGACCCTGAATGCACCTCCTGCCAAGAGAAGCTGCTGAATTCACCTGAAACCTGTGAAGCAGCGAGAATGACCACGAAAAACTATGGAGACGTGTCCGGACACGTCCAATGAGCAGGAAGTCACAGGTATTAAGGTGCATTGGACCCGTCTCCAAGTCAGACCACGGAAATCAGCCCAGTCTGGAGTTACCCAGCAGCTGTGGTTCATGTGTGTATCTAACACCGAGGACACCTGCTACAACGACACGTTTGATCGATGACGTGCACAGAATGCTAACAGATGACgcatctgctgctgtgtttacttTGGGGATGGCTTTGTTTGAGATGTGCCCGGGACAATGGAcggcagaggagggaggagcagccATTTGAAGGGCAAAAATCATTAGGTTTTAAAAGCTTCTGCTGTGCGGTCACATGACTTTGGCTTCATCAGGACTCATAAATCAGGAGGTTCGTCTTCCGCCCTGGCTCCACATGCAGCCATGGtgcagtcacatgactctgCCGTCGCTCATGCACGCACGAATGAATCCGTGTCTGCAGCCGTCGCTTATTCATCGTTCCTGTGAGCGAGCAGGTCAGGAATGTGTGTGGGCAGGCGGCTCCGAGCGCTTTCTTCCAGCCTGGAaaacttttgttttgttctcacGTCACCAAACTGGATCCTTGTTCTTTGGGACTCAGGGTGCGCGACAAAAGGGACCGACACAGTTTATGTGGACGGTTGGTTTCTATTGCAGTTTAGTAGATCAAACATTAAACAAAGCCAGGAAGCGCAGCAAGAGTGTCACAGCAACGGTGATAACAGATGACAAGAGCAGATCAGAGGCTACGCTGAGATTTGAGTTATAAATCAATCACGGACTTTGGTCACTGCGATTTAATTACGATAAAGGCGACCGCGGGAGCGTCACAAAGACACTCGTACAACCATTTATTGCAGTCGATGACAATTCGTGGAGGCTCCAAGTTAAatatgttgttgttgtgagAATAATCTTGTCATTCATGCTAGCAGCATTTCATATTTAGGAGGCCAAAACCTGTTGCTGTGCCTCGACCAGCGAGGCTTTGGAACGGGGGTCAAAGTTCATCACCGGGGGGAATATGCTTAGTCGCTACTCTAACATGCAAGCTATGAATTGGAAGGTAGCAGCTGAGTGGTAAGACTGGAAATGACTTCAAAAGGGCTAAACGTTGGTCCCAAAAGGCATGATTGGGTGGTGAAGGACCTGACCCAtcactgctcctcctctgtcttcacCTGAACGGCTCCGCCGGAGAGGCCGTCCTGCGCCTCCGGCTGCGGGGTGTGGTTCTCGTTGACCAGCATGTTGAACTGCAGGTCGTTGTAATGGGCAAAGTCCTGAGTGTAGGCGCCGAAGTTGTGGTTCGTGTCCATGTTGACGAAGGAGGCATTGGCGTCCGGCCCCTGCTCGAAGCCCAAGGGCACAGGGGTGGCGAGGTTTTGCTCGGAAATCATTTCCCAGATTCCGGGAATTTCTAGCAAACGGTTCAAGATTGCTGCGTCCTCCGTGTTGCTGTTTGAGTCCACGAGCTCGCCGTAGCCGACCTCTGGCAGAGCGGGGGCCGCGGGCTGAGTGGAGTGAAGCCTTTCGTCTGGGAAATGGAAGGGCTGCTCTACCGGAGGAGCGCTGTCTGCTGcaaggaaacaaaacaaaccgagTCATTGAAATGGATAACGCCGTGTCATGCTAACAGGGAAGAAAAGCTC is from Takifugu rubripes chromosome 11, fTakRub1.2, whole genome shotgun sequence and encodes:
- the mrpl28 gene encoding large ribosomal subunit protein bL28m produces the protein MPLHKFPPKLWDALKLKQGIYSRLPRHYLKSLEYKEPTPVHWRPLGVQHRVNKDTGQKERVQDVPVPIYYPPESQDGLWGGEGWISGYRYANNDKMSNRLPKTWKTQLFKRELYSEILDHKFTITVSARALDLIDAAYGFDFYILKTPKEDLNSKLGMDLKRAMLLRLSRRNTELYPDDPVKREKVYNKYKQFEIPEEEAEWVGLNLEEAVEKQRQLEHKEPDPLFKVYVDKLVEELRLQKLSEPHVIERK